In the Hyla sarda isolate aHylSar1 chromosome 9, aHylSar1.hap1, whole genome shotgun sequence genome, gtttgttactatgTGTCAGCTAAGTAGTATGAAGATTACATGATAGACATGTGCACATCAAAAATTTTCGTTTCTTTTCGTTTCTTTTTACACCTATATTCGTATGTTTTCggttcggcagccattttccgaTGACATTTTCGGACAGATTCGTTATTATCTAAAATGGCGGTCAAAATTTTCGAACGCATTCGTTATCGGATTCATTCGTCAACAGAAACATTAGTTTTCATAGGCATTTGTTATAATGGACTTTTGTTATAGGATTCATTATCATTTGTTCGGTATTCTGATATATTCGTCATCTCTTTTGTTATCGGGTGCTTTTGTTATTCGGATACATTCGTTAGTTGGCTGCAGTCGTTATACATTCGTTATtcggatacattcgttatttGGATACATTCGTTATTCTGCTACATGCGTTATTCGGCTACATTCGTTATTCGGATACATTCGTTATTGCATAAGGAATACATCCGCAATTTTGtcaataaagtttattgaaattacaaaaaaaatcgaATTCGTTCCAGCAACTTCCACTTCCACCTGGGCTGAGCTGCATGCAGTATTGTGTTGGTTGTTGTGAGCTGTTATACTGTGATACTGAGTGAATAAAAATGTCTGGAGGAGAGCATGAAAGTGTGGCTGGGAGAGAGGAAGGTGAgagtatgagagtgagtgagagtgcagGTGTCAGTGTGAATGTTGGTGgaagaggagagaggagaaggAGGCGCCTTTATCAGGGCAACATTAGCAGTGGCACTGCCAGTAGCACCACTAGTAGACAACACGGACTTGGGTGGTCAGTGTCCCCATCACCAAGTTCGGAAAGTGGAGGGGAGGAGTCGGCACCTGTTGCCAAAAAGAATCGTGGCCCCAGGTTCACCACAGATGAAAATCTAGCTCTGGTGGCGGCTGTCACCAGACATAAAGCCACACTGTTCACCACCACCGTGGGCAGTGAGGAGAAATTTGCGGCCTGGAAGCGGGTCAGAGACGCTGTGGTCCATGTTGGAGCAAAGGACCGATCAGTCGAATGTATCCGCAAAAGGTGAGTACTATATGTAAatgttatatgtgtatatatatatatatatataaataataaatatgtgtgtgtgtgtttcccaaccagggtgcctccagatgtcccagcatgcccggagacagccgttggcatgctgggagttgtagtttttcaacagctggatttattacatatatatataattatatttaattCCACCTAATGTGAAAAGGGTGATaacttaggtagcatagcatattgatcagtgttatctatgCTCTGTTGCTCCATCCAGGATCTCAAGCATGCAgcagaggagttaaaggggtactctggtgaaaaccttttttatttaaaatcaactggtgcaaggaaATTAAACAGAAACTAAACAGAAAAGTGCCAGGCAGAAAGTACCCACCTACTgagtggtgagcgtgcatcatacctcaGGAGCTGCAAATGCAGAATTAATGTCCagttgcagcaaggggttaaacccGTCCTTCACTGagggtttaaccccttgctgcaattGGGCATTCATTCTGGGTACCAGATACCATGATCATTCAATACAGATCATGACATCTGCAGCAGTTAGGCAATTTAAATTTCATATATGATCACATGGACTGTGTCCTACTGTCCtttatgggttaaaggggtagtataCCATAGAGAGAAAACATATTAGTTTGTATAACCATGCCCTGGAGAGTTCAGTTAATATTTTTCCTTACTGCctttcactagagtacccctttaatgtaagagtAGTCTATGGGGAATTTAAATATTATTACACTGTGTGTGGCACTTGTAATGATGCATATTCTACTAATTAAGTAATTAATCacagatggaaaaattaaaaccACACAGAGGTACAGACAGTATAATTAAGTGCATTATTGAAaataatggaatacccctttaaccccttaaggacacatgacgtactggaacgtcatgtgtcctctcccgatctataacgcggggccacggtggGTCTAACAACggacgggacccgtggctaatagcgcgcggcatttatcgctgtgccgcacgctattaaccctttagacgcggcgttcaaagttgaatgccgcgtctaaagtgaaactgaaaccatgccgcttagctcagtgggctgttcgggatagccgcgacgaaatcgcggcatcctgaacagcttacaggacagcaggagggtccctacctgcctcctctctgtccgatcaccgaatgactgctcaatgcctgagatccagacatgagcagtcaagcggcagaatcatcgatcactggtttcttatgagaaaccagtgatcaatgataaagatcagtgtgtgcagtgttataggtccctatgggataacaatgatcagtgtgtgcagtgttataggtccctatgggataacaatgatcagtataagagatcagtgtgtacagtgttataggtccctatgggataacaatgatcagtataagagatcagtgtgtacagtgttataggtctctatgggagctataacactacaaaaaaaaagtgaaaaaaagtgaattaatatcatttaaccccttccctattaaaagtttgaatcaccccccttttcccataaaaaaaaaaaacacagtgtaaataaaaataaacatatatggtatctccgtgtgcggaaatgtccaaattataaaaatatatcgttaattaaacccacGGTCAaaggtgtgcgcgcaaaaaaattccaaagtccaaaatagtgcatttttggtcactttttatatcatgaaaaaatgaatcaacgatcaataagtcctatcaatgcaaaaatggtaccgctaaaaacttcagatcacggcgcaataaaaagagccctcataccgccccatacacggaaaaataaaaaagttataggggtcagaatatgacaattttaaatgtattaattttcctgtatgaagttaggattttttccagaagtacgacaaaatcaaacctatataagtagggtatcttttaaccatatggacctacagaataaatatcaggtgtcatttttaccgaaaaatttactacgtagaaacgaaagcccccaaaagttacaaaatggcgttttttttttcatttttgtctcacaatgattttttttcccgtttcaccgtagatttttgggcaaaatgactgacgtcattacaaagtagaattggtggcacaaaaaataagccatcatatggatttttaggtgcaaaattgaaagagttgtgattttttaaaggcaaggagcaaaaaacgaaaatgcaaaaatggaaaaacccctagtccttaaggggttaacataccaGACATTTTGGTAACACTGGCTATATCTGTTGCTTATATGCAATTGTGCATATAAGTAAAATCAAACAGTTGTAACATTTGTCAACAaaactttttattgattttaaatgtatgatAAACTTTTTAATAAACTATATCTCATGCAGGTATTATGACTGTAAAGCAACCGTCCtgcgtaaaataaaaaaaaaacaaggaattcAGGAAGTGGGAGCAGGAGTTCCGGAACCATCTCCTGCCAGAGGGTCGGAGTGAGACAGGCCTTGGTGGTCCTCATATGTCGCCTGAATCCGAGAGTGCTGGCggtgagtaaaaaaataaaaataaattattattattattaataattacttgttcaaaaaatataaaacaatcaTACTAATcccaaacatacacacacccacatatatatatatatatatatatatatgtatatatacatatatgtgtatatatatatatatatatatatatatatatatatatgtgtgtatatattggtatatatatatatatgtatgtatatatatatatatatatatatatatatatatatatatacagacaaagaataagtcagccagcactttagttgataccaaactattatatggacctggcctacaccatagctgtatagctctccgttttaactgcatattcatgtttcacctatatccttgtgctggcagtgtgctgctgcatacttctgttgctgtatatctagcctagtagcgtgcacctgtaggccaggtccatataatagtttggtatcaactaaagtgctggctgacttattctttgtctgtattgcacatacgggggagtggctacctccatgttggccttgcaccccacccacctctatcaggtgtgtatataaggtgtcttggatgttccagaccctgccatgcttactgaactgttcacacagaggcatattcacagtgtagggtccgtcccaaggaggccaccttatcgcggtgggacggtccaagctatttgaccgccggcggagacaaatttgcgagctaagtgccttactatttcatagtttcacacttgcatctattacaccatagctgtatagctctccatgttttaactgcatattcatgtttcacctaaatctggtagtgtgctgctgcattcttctgttgctatatatatatatatatatatatatatatatgtgtgtatatattggtgtgtatatatatatatatgtatatagatagatagatataaataaaatatatatatatatatatatatatatatatctatagatacatacatatacagtttatacacacacacacatatatatatatttgtgtgtgtgtgtgtacacacatgcatacataaatagatatcGAACAATCAAGAGAATGCAGCATCTCCAGACCCACAACACTCCAAAATGCTGAAATAGTGATGAGTTTATTTCCTCAGAggttaataatataatattttagtATCTTCTTCTTTACCTATGATGAAATAAACTCATTACTTTTTCACCATattgtagtttatttatttatttaagcttTAAGAACTTATGGCAGCTAATCAAAGTAATGAGACACACTGTAATGTAAACTTTCTTACTGTTTCAGTCAAAACATtactaattaattattattattttttattttttttcagatcaaccaGGTCCATCTGCAGGGAGGATGGTCCGCCATCAAAACTTGCCCCaatcacctgtcctgtcctcagCATCGGCTGagatagatgaggaggaggaggtgtcccCAGGTGAACAACACCAACCACTCTCCCCCAACCCTAGCTCCTGGCTCTGTCCCAAGGGATACTTACCTGCAGCTTGCTAAAGAAATCCAAAGGCTGGCCAAGGAGAACAGGAACATGTCGCGCGAATTGCGCCGGATGAATCGCACCATGGTTGAACTCCACCGATCACAAAAACAAGAGTTCCAAGCCCTGTTGGCCAAACAAATGGGAGAATTTCAGGCCATGTTGTCCCACCATAGCCAACAACAGATGCAGGCGATGCATGATTTGAGGGTGGACGTTATGCCCCATAAGCAGCAGCAATAccccaaaaaaaaactgaaatatacGGGACTAAATTATTTCGCCTTGTTGATATGTTTCAGTTGTTGTTCTGTTTAAGATATGTTATTATTACTACTGCAGCATTGAAGGCCTTGgccattcaagaaaaaaaaaacatttttttctttatcctGTGTGGTGTCTAAATTATTACTAacattacattatttttatttccacttttttttttttttgtgttgtccacatcttgggggagatttatcaagacctgtccagaggagaagttgcccatagcaaccaatcagctcgcttctttaattttttaacaaggcctgtgctaaatgaaagaaccaatctgactggttgctatgggcaactgggcaacttttcctcttggcaggttttgataaatctgcccccttgtccacagtgctctctgctgacacctttgtccgtattaggaactgtctagagcagcaggaACTTTGCTATGAAAATgttattctaatctggacagttcctggctgacatgtacagaggtgtcagcagagagagccctgtggacagactggagagaaataaataaaaaaataatacactgACTTATATTTTCTATTGGCACGTAcattattctgcgcagatttgatgtactgcatattatgctgcagatttcaatatctGCAAAAAATAATGTACGTGTGAATTGACCATTATGCCTCTGGAATATTTGCTCCATTCATTTACTAGGGGTCCCTCTAGTGGCAGAGGCACTGTAAAGCACAACTGTTATAAAGAAAATTGATGGAATTTTAAGTTACTCACCAGTGATTTGCTGAAAGAaactcctttttttcacccacttcaAGGTCCAGCAATAGGATTCCTAAATCCTGAAAGAAAGATGAAAAGGTATAAATTAAACTAAAATTAATAATGGGATATTAGGAGGGAAGGGGATGATTGACAGACCACTCACCTGTTTGAAGGGGCTGTTAAGCTTGTCACTTGCTTCACTTTTAAACAACTGGTAGTAACGGGAAAACATTCCAACTTGTTAACGAAACTTGAACTCAAGGGTAACTGCAGTGTTCAACTTTAACTGAAGAGGTAACTTCAACTTTTTAACTTGTTTCAAAGTTTAGGGCTGGGTACCCTAACTTTGGCAAATTGACTTTAAAAAAAGTCATCTGCTCCATGAGCTGAGGGGACAGTTGAGAACGCTGTGGGCATAGAATGTTCCCGGTGACAGAAAATACCTGCTCACTTTGCACAGATGTTGGGGGGCAGGATAGGAGCTCCTGGGCCACCATGCTTAGAGCAGGCCAAATAGCCCTCTTTTCGTCCCAATATTTCATGGCATCAGCAGTGGGAAATATATTTGGTTCAGACACATAAATTTTGACCATGTCTGCCACCTTGTCTCTTGGTATCCGAGAGGGTTGTCTGGTTTGTCCAACCAGGCTTTGCAATGTCTCTGCCCAAAAGTCTGCAGCTCTTGAGGAGGTTGTAGCAGTGTTGCTGATGGTTGCTGAGATTTCTGCAGGCTCATCTTcctctgcttcttcctcctcatcaTGCCTCTCTTGTCCCACATCTAATAGTCTCTGTCTGTCACACACCTCGATGATTAATTTGTCCCTCCAGCTTGTTAGGGCATTTGCTTGGAGAGCCATTTTGCCCTTAATCCGGGGGTCACACATGGTGGCTAGCAttagatcagggcaagtgtctgtCAGCTCTTTAATCCTACGCTGTAGTAGGACCTGGAGTCTCCTTACCAGTGTGGCAACATCACCAACTATATAGCCTCCAGTCAACTTCTCTCTGTTATTCAGGAAGGCATCCATTTTGGTTAACAGATGAGTAAAGAGAGGGATGACTTGCGCCAAACTTGCCTTCTCCTGGCTTAACTTTTCCGTGACCGCACGAAAGGGGCTAAGTACAGCAACCACCTGAGCAACTAAGGTCCACTCCTCCCTGCCAAATGCTCTGGTGATGCCAATATAATTTTCATGGGACATTGCATGTATGGGTTTCTGCTGCTCTAGGATTCTTTCCAGCATTTCTAGTGTGGAATTCCACCGGGTGCTAACAtcctgtttcagtctgtgttgaggAACACCTGCCTTACTCTGCTCCCGTCTGAGTAAGTGGCTGTCTTTAACACTCCGGTGAAAATGCCCTGCAATTTTTCTACATGAATCCAGAACTCCTGTGAGCTTTGTGTTGCTCTCTGAGGTGTCTTCCAAACCGGCCTTCACCACAAGATGGAGGACATGTGCAGAGCATCGCACACATACAAAGTTGCCATTACGCAATGCCTTTATCATTTTGGCTGCACCGTTAGTCACCACGAAACCCATCTTCGGATGTGTATCTCCGTGTTCCCCAAGCCATTCttccaccattttttttaagtgctctgGTTATGTTTTGTGAGCTGTGCTGCTCATCCAATACCTCTGCATGGAGGAGGAATGAGCGGTGGCCCTGATTTGTATTCTCAACACCAGCCCCTGTGCTTCTTGGACCTGATTTGGTTTGGGCAAGTTCAGTGACAATGGGCTGCCACCAGTGTGTGGTCAATGATAGGAAAGCATGCTGGCCACTGGGAGCACTCCACAGGTCAGTGGTTAGATGTACAGACTGTCCAGCAGCTTTTCCCAGCTCCTCTTTTCCACACACGATTTATACAAAGCAGGTACTATACTTCTGCTGAATGTGGTACGTGATGGTACAATATATTGGGGTGCAAGTGCCTTTAGAAGGCGTTTAAAAGGTTCCCCTTCCACCATGTTAAATGGAGCCCCCCCAATGGCTATGAGCTCACCTATAAGGCGGGTAATCTTGCGGGACTGTTGGCGGGAAATCCCCCTGGGATGAAAACCAGTAAACTGTTCTATGGTGGACTGGTTTCCTTTACTGGGATGAACAACAGCTTCAGCCCCTTGCCCCTTTTCCAGGTTATCTGAGGCTGAACTCATAGTAGCACTGGAACTAGCACTACTACTTCCCTTTCTTTTACTTGGTGGAGCTGCCAAACCACTTTCTTCTCTCATCAACACTGCCTTGTGGTGTGTCCTCAGATGGTTATCCATTCCTGCATTGGTGAGATGCCCCAAGACTTTGCCACAACTTACTTCCTTGCCACATAGCTTACATTTGGCCAAGCGACCATCCCCAACTGTTATGAAATGCTCCCATACCTTAGATTTGCGGTTACCACTGACACTGGGTTGTGCTGATGGGGAAGGTTTTTCTGGAAGGGGAGTGCTCTTGGAAGCAGTAGCTAAAGTCCTTGTACTGGTGACAGTGGCAGTCTTTGCATGGGAGGGTGTATCCACAACTATGGAGCCAGAGGAGGATGGTGGTGATTGAGATTCTTGATAGTCATCATCAATGTCATGTACGAATAGTAGTGGCGAAAAAGGTTTATCTGGTGCAATACTGGACCATGGTACCTCCTCTTCTACAATGCCAATGTTCACATCTGCAAGGGCAGGACTGACATGCATGATGTTGTCTATTTCTGTGTCAGAGCCTTCTTGATGGACATTTAGGGCCACCTCAGCATCAGTAATGGCTGTCTCATTTTCTGCTAGAGTCTCCGTCTCCACATGGCAGATGTCTCTGATTGGTTGCCTAGAAGTTTGGCCACTGGAAGACTTGGCAGCAGGCCTTGCTGATGTCCTCTTATAAAAAATGGCAGCTGTTACCTTTGGCTTCTTGGTAACACCTTGTCCTCTAGCTGTCTCTGTGTCATTGGGGAAGTCTTCCTCAGGGGATCTGTCCATCTCTACAAGCACTGTGAGTCACTGTTAACACCAGTAAAACTTTCACAGGAATAAAGAAAAGTTCCTCAATGTCCGTGAAAAACACAGGATGTAGAAGGACACCCCGATTGGCTGACTAATGTCATGTGAtaacaaactctgtaaagtgaccAATCAAATAAATGGAGAAAGTTATTCCTTAGTTTCGATTTCGTCAactaataacgaatgcattccgtAATTAACAAATCAAGTCCTTGTTTATTCTGGGACAAGGGTCACGTGACGAGAGGATGTGATCTCGTCAGCTCCGCCCGCTCCAGggctctctccctcctctccccccaccccccaggagGCATGATGCTGACCCTGGGACGAACGTCCCTGATTAGggcgaaaaaagaaagaaaaagaggaaagagagaaaaaagaaaaaaggaaaccaCCTGACGGACGGATCTGCTCCCCGCTGTGGTATGGAGATGGAGGTGTCcggtgtgggagggggtgtggcggcctcgCTGCAGTGGACAGTAGTGGTGGAGGTGAACGAGCTGAGAGGCGCACAGTCAGCAGAAAAGAGATCCGGCAGGAAGAAGAGGAAGGAGACGGAGCGCAAGCACGAGTGGTGCAAAGCAGCTGGGGGGACCACGTGAGCGGGCTCGGCGTGCGACGGAACACGCCGGCCGCTCCGGGTGCCCTGCAATCAGCTCGGGTAACAGAGGCCAGGATCAGCGTGGTGAGCTTGAATCTATTCATTTTAACTGAAGTCCGTTGTAGGAAAGCTTTTCTGAAATGCAGGCTGGCAATGGCAGTCTATGAGAGTCTGGTGGGGTATACTTCCTCACCCTGGTTACAGATGATAGGATAAGCATGTGAGATCAAGAAATTTGGATGAGCTACTGTACTAAAAGTGGTGGAGGGGGGCAGAGGTGTGTCGGAGCTATCACAGTTTTGGAACTATAAAGTgacttccctccccccctccctatacctCTATACCCCTTATAATCCTCcagctacccctcctctatatggatAATGTTGTTAAGAGTATATGTGAACATGATCGGTAGTccgaggactggttatataagcTGATTACCTTATGTGGAGGAATTTTTCAGCTATCCCCAAGGTGAAACAAAAACGTATTAACCAAAGGCATCGGTAGAGAGGAGGAGGTGTATATTGAAAAGTATTGCTCTGTCTGAATTTATAAAATAACTCACTGAAGAAAGATGAGCTGGTGACTCTCTGTTATTGAATGGTGTATGGTTTTTTGCAGGACGTATGCATTCAGATTTACAGCTTAGAGCCTGCAGAGTTGAACAACAGAACTGTAAGtctattactttttaaaaaaaaccttCACGCCTCAAGGGGGGGAAAAGGTAAGAAAGCACTATGCACCTTTTTTGCctcttttctgtgcaggtgttttCCTTGAGTATAACATAAAAAAGCCAAACAAATTAATATGGCTCCCAAGATCCAGCCTAGGAGATCGGGCGGGAATGTTACAGGAGAAGCAGGCAAAATGGATAAATTTCTAAAATCACCTAAAGAAACAATTAAAACCAGAACACAAAGACATGGGGATAGCATGTATGGCTCTAGATATGCAGCCCTTCAGGAGGAAGGAGTAACAGAGGAGGGAGAGAGTGAAGATGTGAATAATTCTATGCTAACTTCCATATTAAGTGGTGTGGAAAAAAGTAATAAAGCATTAGAAAACTTAACAGTACAAGTGGGCAGTCTCAGCTCAGACGTGAGTTTTATCCGTGAAGATATAAAAAGGTGAAAGAAAGAGTGGGGAAAATAGAGAACATGGTGCCCCAGATGGACGGTAAACTACAAAGCATTGAGAAAGTGCAGGATCAACTtacaaaggaaaataatttcttaAAAAGGAAGATAGAAGATTTAGAGGATAGATCAAGGAGGGCTAATGTAAGCGTTATTGGCCTTCCGGAaggggaagaaggagctgaccctATTGCCTTCTGCACAAAATGGCTAGCTGACACCTTTGGAGAACGTACGTTTTCAACCTGTTATGTTATAGAAAGAGCCCACAGGATACCATATACCAAACCACCGCCCGGAGCTTTGCCTAGGACTTTACTGCTAAAATTTATGTGTGCTAAAGATAGAGACACCCTATTGAAGTTAtcaagggagaggggaaaaatTGAAGTTGGGAGcgcgggtgttttttttttatctggattTTTCAAAAGAGACTCAAAGGAAAAGAATGGAGTATAGAGACATTAAGAAGAGACTCCATAATTTGAATATTGCTTTTTCCTGTTACTCCCAGCCCGTTTGAGGGTGGTTCAAGACAGCCTGGAAATCGGTTAGAAGTAGAGATGACGGAGTAAAAGAGTATGGAGACCCAGGGTAGCCAAGGAGGTAAAATGTTAGTATGGAATATTAAAGGTATTAAGGAGAGGAAGAAAAGAGTAGCTATTATGGATAGGGTTAAAAATTATCTACCTGCAGTGGTATGCTTGTTAGAAACACATTTAACAAAAGAATCTGTCCATCTAATGAAAAAGAAATGGGCTGTTCAGGAATTCCCCTCATTTAGAACAAACTACTCATCGGGGGTCACGGTAAAATGAATATGCAGGTTAAAAATGCTCGCTGTGATGATAGAGGGAGATTTGTTTTTCTCCACGTAAAGTGGAATATGGTACAAGTTATTcttgcttttgtttatattcctcccccTTTCAAAACAGAGGTATTGGTTAATCTGGTGAATTTTTTAAGTGATAAAAATTACAAAGATGTATATATTATCGGGGATTTTAACTCAGTAATGGATAACAAAAGGGACCGGAGAGGAGGAGtaatgagggaggggaggaatgtcCTGGCAGATTTTTGTAAAGAAGTAGGATGGAGAGATGTATGGAGAAACCTGAATCCTTTGCGAGAAAATTTTTCCTGTTTTAATTTGAGCCATAAAACTGCATCACGTATCGATTTGATTCTGGCCAATGATAGTGGAGCAAGGGGTATTAGAAAAATTGTTTATGAGCCCAAGGGCTTGTCTGATCACTCCATGGTGGTTGTAGT is a window encoding:
- the LOC130290272 gene encoding uncharacterized protein LOC130290272 isoform X2 — encoded protein: MDRSPEEDFPNDTETARGQGVTKKPKVTAAIFYKRTSARPAAKSSSGQTSRQPIRDICHVETETLAENETAITDAEVALNVHQEGSDTEIDNIMHVSPALADVNIGIVEEEVPWSSIAPDKPFSPLLFVHDIDDDYQESQSPPSSSGSIVVDTPSHAKTATVTSTRTLATASKSTPLPEKPSPSAQPSVSGNRKSKVWEHFITVGDGRLAKCKLCGKEVSCGKVLGHLTNAGMDNHLRTHHKAVLMREESGLAAPPSKRKGSSSASSSATMSSASDNLEKGQGAEAVVHPSKGNQSTIEQFTGFHPRGISRQQSRKITRLIGELIAIGGAPFNMVEGEPFKRLLKALAPQYIVPSRTTFSRSIVPALYKSCVEKRSWEKLLDSLYI
- the LOC130290272 gene encoding zinc finger BED domain-containing protein 4-like isoform X1 yields the protein MVEEWLGEHGDTHPKMGFVVTNGAAKMIKALRNGNFVCVRCSAHVLHLVVKAGLEDTSESNTKLTGVLDSCRKIAGHFHRSVKDSHLLRREQSKAGVPQHRLKQDVSTRWNSTLEMLERILEQQKPIHAMSHENYIGITRAFGREEWTLVAQVVAVLSPFRAVTEKLSQEKASLAQVIPLFTHLLTKMDAFLNNREKLTGGYIVGDVATLVRRLQVLLQRRIKELTDTCPDLMLATMCDPRIKGKMALQANALTSWRDKLIIEVCDRQRLLDVGQERHDEEEEAEEDEPAEISATISNTATTSSRAADFWAETLQSLVGQTRQPSRIPRDKVADMVKIYVSEPNIFPTADAMKYWDEKRAIWPALSMVAQELLSCPPTSVQSEQVFSVTGNILCPQRSQLSPQLMEQMTFFKVNLPKLGYPALNFETS
- the LOC130290272 gene encoding uncharacterized protein LOC130290272 isoform X3, whose protein sequence is MDGTGVVSTVSLHIHQDLGILLLDLEVGEKKEFLSANHWAWNSCFCDRWSSTMVRFIRRNSRDMFLFSLASLWISLASCSTLGFRRHMRTTKACLTPTLWQEMVPELLLPLPEFLVFFLFYAGRLLYSHNTCMRYSLLKSLSYI